In Procambarus clarkii isolate CNS0578487 chromosome 53, FALCON_Pclarkii_2.0, whole genome shotgun sequence, the following proteins share a genomic window:
- the LOC123767220 gene encoding protein O-mannosyl-transferase TMTC1-like: MVTSRRSIREDDVSGSGHTKENMPGDLGLDHLFREEARGQVTSEEESDRSIQVTLTRPLDIDSAHLGELQKEEFRELVWEAEGGLDGPESPTHFFMEKGVLMSQWRPVREEAGDGMLRVLTSSACRREEALRHYEAALRLDPEHTVALVNTATLMRTLHNNNEAEMLYKRALAVAWEAEIGESLGKLYLNTGRLEEAESTFTSVLTRHPHMLSSTVYLARVKLQQRSYLESEELLQKVLDQSPGHQEALFQLSLLYTHINRTQDALILAQQAAHNCSRPPYLCARLHAHYGDLLNDRHNVDEAAQSYLLAVELEPTLTHPHINLGALYHAKGDYTRAWRHYLTAHGQEPSKTLLLENMEKLKRAQDLQAPASIPHCLNKS, from the exons ATGGTGACATCGAGACGGAGCATCAGGGAAGATGATGTGAGCGGATCCGGTCACACAAAGGAGAATATGCCGGGTGACCTggggctcgatcatttgttccGAGAGGAGGCAAGAGGACAAGTGACAAGCGAGGAAGAGTCGGATAGGAgtatccaagttactctcacccgTCCTCTAGATATTGACAGCGCCCATCTtggtgagctgcaaaaggaagagtttcgGGAGTTGGTATGGGAGGCAGAAGGAGGTCTCGACGGACCCGAGTCACCGACTCACTTCTTCatggagaagggagtgctaatgagTCAGTGGAGACCGGTAAGGGAAGAAGCGGGTGATGGTATGCTGAGAGTTCTtacaagttctgctt GTCGTCGGGAGGAGGCACTGCGGCACTACGAGGCGGCCCTGAGGCTGGACCCGGAGCACACCGTGGCACTGGTCAACACCGCCACACTCATGCGCACTCTACATAACAACAATGAGGCTGAGATGCTTTACAAAAG GGCGCTGGCGGTGGCCTGGGAGGCGGAGATCGGGGAGAGTCTTGGGAAGCTGTATCTCAACACTGGTCGCCTGGAGGAGGCTGAATCTACCTTCACCAGCGTCCTCACCCGCCATCCCCACATGCTCTCTTCCACCGTGTACCTG GCGCGGGTGAAGCTTCAGCAGAGGAGCTACCTGGAGAGCGAAGAGCTGCTGCAGAAGGTGCTCGACCAGTCCCCCGGCCACCAGGAGGCGCTCTTCCAGCTCTCCCTTCTCTACACCCACATCAACCGCACCCAAGACGCCCTTATTCTCGCCCAACAAGCCGCCCACAACTGCTCGAGGCCGCCCTACCTCTGCGCCCGTCTCCACGCCCACTATGGAGACCTCCTCAACGACAGACATAACGTAGATGAGGCCGCCCAG AGTTACCTGCTAGCAGTGGAGTTGGAACCGACGCTCACCCACCCGCACATCAACCTGGGGGCCCTCTACCACGCTAAG GGCGACTACACCCGCGCCTGGAGACACTACCTGACGGCGCACGGGCAGGAGCCCTCCAAAACCCTACTGCTGGAGAACATGGAGAAGCTGAAACGGGCACAAGACCTCCAGGCACCCGCCAGCATCCCCCACTGCCTCAATAAGTCTTGA